In the genome of Natronomonas salina, the window CAGTTTGACGAGCTTCTCGACGCCGGTCACGCCCACCCGGTTGAGCCCCACGCTCACGTCCGGACTGGACGCCTGGACGTCCGGCAGCTGCTTGGTCATTGGTGGCGCAGAGGGTGTCGGCGCCGTTAGGACTTTCGAAAGGAGCAGTTCCGGGCGGCCCCGCTACTCCAGCTTCCCGAGCGCCGCGAAGAACTCCAGTTTCGGCCCCGCGATGCGGACCTGGTCGTCCGCAAGCCGGACGGTGACGTGGGTCGGCGGGTCGACCCGCTCGCGCGTCCGGCCGTCGGCGACGACGAACGCGTGGTCGGCTTCGTCGATCCGGACCGTTATCTCCGCGTCGGTCGGCACCGCCAGCGACGGCATCGGACCCTCCGCGCACATCTCCGTGACGAGGAACGCCGAGACGTCCGGGTGGACGAGCGGCCCGCCCTCGCTGAGGTTGTAGGCGGTCGACCCGGTCGGCGTCGACACCAGCACCCCGTCGGCGTGGCTGCCGGAGTAGAGCTCGCCGTCGACGCGGACCTCGATGCCGACGCCGTTGTTCCGCCCGCGCTGCGGACCGAGGATGGCGACCTCGTTGACCGCCGCGGGCAGCGACCAGCCGTCGCCCTCGGCCTGCACCTGCGGGAGTTCCTGGCACTCCGCCTCGCCGTCCCGGAAGCGCTCGACCACCTCGGAGACCGTCTCGACGGCCTCCTCGGGGGAGACGGCGTTCAGGAACCCCACCTCCCCGAGGTTGACGCCCATGATTGGCGTCGGCGTCACCTCGCGGGCCGCGAAGAGGAAGGTACCGTCGCCGCCGATGGAGACCACGAGGTCGCAGTCGCCGAGGTCGCCGACCGGGTGGCCGCCGCGACCGAGGCTGTCGGCGGTCGAGGCGTCGAGGGCGACCGTCGCGTCGATGCGCCGGCGGATCCGATCGGCGAGTTCGGCGGCGCGGGGGTTGTCCTGCTGGGCGACGATGCCGAGGTCCATCTGGCGGGGATTCGCCGCCGGGCGGTAAAAAGCCACCCGGACGGACTCGGCGGCTGAATTCGTCGGGTAACATTAACGTCGGGCCGCGTAAACACGGCTGTATGCGCGCTTCGAACGGGGGTCGGACATGAGCGGCGGGGACGACTGGTTCGAGAGCGGCGACGACGACCCGTTCGATGGCGACGAGGCGTTCGACGACGACTTCGAGAGCGCCTTCCAGGGCGGCGGCAGCGAGGGGTTCGAGGAGGAGTTCGACTCCGACATCCCCCGCATCGACCTCGGCATCGAGGGCCTCGACGAGATGATCCAGGGCGGCGTCCCCGAGCGGGCGCTGCTGGTCGTCATGGGCGCCGCCGGGACCGGGAAGACCACCTTCGGACTGCAGTTCCTCCACCGCGGCATCCAGGCCGACGAGAAGGCCGTCTACATCACCCTCGAGGAGAGCCAGGAGGCGGTCGTCCAGGCCGCCACCGAGAAGGGCTGGCCCTTCGACGAGTACATGGAGAACGACGAACTCGCCGTCGTCGACCTCGACCCCATCGAGATGGCCAACAGCCTCACCTCCATCCGCGGGGACCTCCCGCGGCTCGTCGACGCCTTCGACGCCGACCGGCTCGTCCTCGACTCCGTCTCGCTGCTCGAGATGATGTACGACGCCCAGGCCGAGCGCCGCACCGAGATCTTCGACTTCACGCGTGCGCTCAAGGAGGCTGGCGTCACCACGATGCTCACCAGCGAGGCCAGCGAGGGCAACCCCTACGCCTCCAGACACGGCATCATCGAGTACCTCACCGACGGCGTCTTCGTCCTCCAGTACGTCCGCTCGGAGTTCCGCGAGACGCGGCTGGCCGTCGAGATCCAGAAGATCCGGAACGCCAACCATTCCCGGGAGACCAAACCCTACGAGATCACCGGCGACGGCATCTCCGTCTACCAGCAGGCGAATATCTTCTAGAACACCCACTTTTCAGCACCCACTTTTTGCACCTCCCTCGCGGCGCTTCGCGCCGCTCGGTCGGGCAAAAACACGGGTGTAAATAGGCGCGACTCGCTCCAGCCGCCTCGCTACGCTCGGCGTTAGTCGTCGGGCGCTACCGGCGGCTCACTTCGTTCGCCGCCGGCGAACCGCGAGCGCGAAGCGCTCGCGGATGCTCTGGTGCTGTT includes:
- a CDS encoding NAD(+)/NADH kinase, with protein sequence MDLGIVAQQDNPRAAELADRIRRRIDATVALDASTADSLGRGGHPVGDLGDCDLVVSIGGDGTFLFAAREVTPTPIMGVNLGEVGFLNAVSPEEAVETVSEVVERFRDGEAECQELPQVQAEGDGWSLPAAVNEVAILGPQRGRNNGVGIEVRVDGELYSGSHADGVLVSTPTGSTAYNLSEGGPLVHPDVSAFLVTEMCAEGPMPSLAVPTDAEITVRIDEADHAFVVADGRTRERVDPPTHVTVRLADDQVRIAGPKLEFFAALGKLE
- a CDS encoding KaiC domain-containing protein; this encodes MSGGDDWFESGDDDPFDGDEAFDDDFESAFQGGGSEGFEEEFDSDIPRIDLGIEGLDEMIQGGVPERALLVVMGAAGTGKTTFGLQFLHRGIQADEKAVYITLEESQEAVVQAATEKGWPFDEYMENDELAVVDLDPIEMANSLTSIRGDLPRLVDAFDADRLVLDSVSLLEMMYDAQAERRTEIFDFTRALKEAGVTTMLTSEASEGNPYASRHGIIEYLTDGVFVLQYVRSEFRETRLAVEIQKIRNANHSRETKPYEITGDGISVYQQANIF